The Planctomycetota bacterium genome window below encodes:
- a CDS encoding EamA family transporter yields the protein MQTTALLLVAASALLHAVWNLLLKKARDRVAFVWWYLLVPLVLFSPAALLSTGGWEAATALRSVGCGVASGVLQAACLLAMALAYEHGDLSAAYPLSRGAAQILIVALGMALLRERVSALGFGAIGLMVAGVYVAFLPSLSRGALFEPLRALSHRSARAALGAGLAIALYHLIDRVGVQGANQVHYVLLLFAADLCTVTLFIAFHHHWERVRAEWRLNRRSIVVAGVSSLISYLLVLYALSRERVTYVGPARNLGIVFSVVLGALVLGERHTPMRLAGSVLIITGIAVAAAAG from the coding sequence GTGCAGACCACCGCCCTCCTCCTCGTCGCGGCCTCGGCCCTCCTCCACGCCGTGTGGAACCTGCTGCTCAAGAAGGCCCGCGACCGCGTGGCGTTCGTGTGGTGGTACCTCCTGGTTCCGCTCGTGCTGTTCTCGCCTGCGGCCTTGCTCTCGACGGGCGGCTGGGAGGCGGCGACGGCGCTCCGAAGCGTCGGCTGCGGCGTCGCAAGCGGCGTGCTTCAAGCGGCATGTCTGCTGGCGATGGCGTTGGCCTACGAGCACGGCGACCTGTCGGCGGCCTATCCCTTGTCGCGCGGCGCCGCGCAGATTCTCATCGTGGCGCTTGGCATGGCCCTCCTGCGCGAGCGGGTGAGCGCGCTGGGCTTCGGCGCCATCGGCCTGATGGTGGCTGGCGTGTACGTCGCCTTTCTGCCGTCGCTGTCGCGCGGCGCCCTGTTCGAACCGTTGCGCGCGCTCTCGCACCGCAGCGCCCGCGCGGCGCTGGGCGCGGGCCTCGCCATCGCTCTCTACCACCTGATTGACCGCGTGGGCGTGCAGGGGGCCAATCAGGTCCACTACGTCCTTCTGCTTTTCGCGGCCGACTTGTGCACGGTCACCCTCTTCATCGCCTTTCACCACCATTGGGAGCGCGTGAGGGCCGAATGGCGGCTGAACCGCCGGAGCATCGTCGTCGCCGGTGTCAGCAGCCTCATCTCTTACCTGCTGGTCCTCTACGCGCTGTCGCGCGAGCGGGTCACCTATGTCGGCCCCGCCCGCAATCTCGGCATCGTTTTCAGTGTGGTGCTGGGCGCGCTCGTCCTGGGCGAACGGCACACGCCGATGCGGCTGGCGGGGTCGGTGCTCATCATCACGGGCATCGCGGTAGCCGCCGCGGCGGGCTAA